GGTGCCGACGACGGTGCCGGACAGCGAGGAGACGAACAGGCACAGCACAAGGGCCCAGACGATCTCCAGAATCTCCTTGTGGGTGAACGCCGGAGGACTGGAGGTGGTCGCCGCGGTCGCGGCCGGTCCGGGCTCTGCGGCGCTGGAGACGGCGGCCGGGCCGACCGCGCTGGGGGCGGCCGCCGGGACGGGCGAGGCGGGGGCCGGGACACTCGGCGCGCTCTCCGCGCGGGAGTTGGGGCGGGGGCTGGGAACCGGGCCGGCGGGCTGACGGTCGGTGGAACGGCTGGTCGGACTTGTGACGCTGGTATGTGAACCGGGCGCGGACATCGCGGGGTGAGCACTCCTGTTCTGTGGGGGTTCGGTCGACTTTCACAGAATATGGTTGCTTAGCGCAACTTTGATTTCGAACGCCGGAACGCATCGGCCCGCTGACCGTCATCGGCCGCGCCGGCCGACCTCCCGTACGGCCATGGAGAATCCCGACATCCCGGCGGATCCCGCTCGGCCGGTGTCCTAGGGTGGCGACGACTGCCGGGCGCACAGAACGGCGTGACGGCGTGAGGGGAGGCCACCGTGGACACCTGGGTGCGGCTGGAGGTCGAGGACGGCGTCGGCACGATCCGGCTCGACCGTCCGCCGATGAACGCGCTGGACACCGCCATGCAGGAGCAGATCCGGGCGGCGGCGCGGGAGGCGACCGAGCGCGAGGACGTGGCCGCGGTGGTGCTCTACGGCGGTGAGCGGGTGTTCGCCGCCGGCGCCGACATCAAGGAGATGCTGGACATGTCCTACGCCGACATGGAGGTCCGGTCACACGGGCTGACCTCGGCGTTCGACAGCGTGGCCCGGATCCCCAAGCCGGTGGTGGCCGCGATCACCGGGTACGCCCTCGGCGGCGGCTGCGAGCTGGCGCTGACCGCCGACCGGCGGATCGGCGCCGCGACGGCCCGCCTGGGCCAGCCCGAGATCAAGCTCGGCGTGATTCCGGGCGCGGGCGGCACCCAGCGGCTGGCACGGCTGGTCGGCCCGTCGGTGGCCAAGGACCTGATCTTCACCGGGCGGATGGTCGACGCCGCCGAGGCGCGCGCCGTCGGGTTGCTGGACGAGGTGGTCGAGGACGAGGCGCCGGACGCCGTCTACGCCGCGGCCCGGGCCTGGGCGGCGCGGTTCGTCGGTGGGCCGGCGGTGGCGCTGCGGGCGGCCAAGTCCGCGATCGACCGGGGGCTCGACGTCGACCTCGGCACCGGCCTGGAGATCGAACGCCAGAGCTTCGCCGCGTTGTTCGCCACCGAGGACCGCACGATCGGGATGCGCGCGTTCGTGGACAAGACACCGCCCCGCTTCGAGGGACGCTGACCGAGGACGACGGGCACTCGCCGGGTCCTGGCGTACGACCGATCCTGCTGTCCGACCGTACGACCGAACTGTGCCGTCACGACCGAACCGCCGACCGCAAGGAGTCCGATGTCGTCGCACGTCGAGGAGTTCGCACCGGACTCGAGCACGCCCAGCACACCGAGACCATCGAGCACACCGAGCACGCCGGTCGACCCGGCACCGCACCCGGTGGCGAGTGTTGAGGAGGTGGCGGCGGCCTGGGGCGACCCCAAGCTCGCCAACGTGCTCTACCACGACTGGGAGGCGCAGAGCTACGACTCCAAGTGGTCCATCTCCTTCGACGACCGCTGCATCGCCTACGCCCGGGACCGGTTCGTGGCCGCCACCGGTGCGGCCGGCTGGCCGTACGCGAAGTCGCTGGAGGTCGGTTGCGGCACCGGCTTCTTCAGCCTCAACCTTCGTCAGGCCGGCGTCGTGGACGAGGTGCACGTGACCGACCTGTCGCCGGGCATGGTGGAGGCGGCCCGGCAGAACGCCCGCCGGCTCGGGTTCGAGGCACAGGGCCGGGTGGCCGACGCCGAACGCCTGCCCTACCCCGACGGGACCTTCGACCTGGTGGTCGGGCACGCGGTCATCCACCACATCCCCGACGTGGAGCTCGCGTTCGCGGAGATGCTGCGGGTGCTCCGTCCGGGCGGGCGGTTCGTGATCTGCGGCGAGCCGACGAGGTACGGCGACCAGGTGGCGCGCAAGCTCTCCCAGGCGACCTGGTGGCTGGCGACCAGGGCCACTCACCTGGCACCGCTCCGCACACGCTGGGCCCGCTCGAAGGAGGAGCTGGACGAGTCCTCCCGCGCCGCGGCCCTTGAGTCGGTGGTCGACCTGCACACCTTCGATCCGGACGCGCTGGCCCGTACCGCCGAGCGTGCCGGCGCGGCGGATGTGCGGACCGTCACCGAGGAGCTGACCGCCGCGTGGTTCGGCTGGCCGGTCCGTACGTTCGAGTACGCCGTCAACCCCGACCGGCTGGGCTGGGGGTGGGCCACCTTCGCCTACCGGAGCTGGCAGCGGCTGAGCGCGGTCGACCGGCTGCTGAAACCGGTGGTGCCCGCCGAGCTCTACTACAACGTCTCGATCACCGGAATCCGCCGCCCGTAGAACCCGGGCGTGTCGCCGGATGACCGACATCGGAGGCAGAGCGGTCGAGGCGTGGTCAGACGAGCACGAAAGTGATACGTTCCTGCGCGGTCGTTCGTCGTTTCGACAAGACGCGCGGGAGCGAGTGTCGCAGGCTTTTCCGAGGCAGTTCGGTGGTCTGGGCGCGTGGCTCTCGGCCCGCGGAATCGACACGCGGGAAGTGCCCCGTGGCGACTCGGTGCTCGTGAGGTTCGAGTGCTGCACCAACGTCTCCGCGAGGGGAAACAGAAAAACATGGCGCAGGGAACCGTCAAGTGGTTCAACGCTGACAAGGGCTTCGGCTTCATCTCCGTCGACGGCGGTCAGGACGTGTTCGTCCACTTCTCCGCGATCGTCGCCGACGGCTACCGCTCACTGGATGAGGACCAGCGCGTCGAGTTCGACGTTGTGCAGGGTCCCAAGGGACCGCAGGCGGAGAACGTCCGCTCGGTCTGATCCTCTTCCGGGTGTGGTCGCACACATCACGGTGAGAAACGCGACGAAGGTCCGCAGGTCTCCTGCGGGCCTTCGTCATGTTCGGGTGGTGCGCCCGCGGGTTTCCCGCGGGCCTTCGTCGTGTCCGGGGCCACGCCGCCTCATGCCATAGGGTCTGGTGCCGTGGTACGTCGTTCCCGGGATCCGCGGCAGGCCCGCTTCCTCACTCCGGCCAGCCTGCGCTGGGTGGTCCGCCACCGTGCCTGGACGCCCTACTACCTCCTGCGCTACTGGCGCTTTCTGCTGTTCCGGTTGCGGCACCCGCACGTCGTCACCGAGGGGTTCGTCTTCCTCGGCAGGCGGGTCGAGGTGCGCGCCCGGCGCGGCTACGGCCGGCTGGTCCTGGGCCGGTGGGTGCACCTCGGTGACGGCACCCGGCTGCACGCGCACGAGGGCACGCTCCGGATCGGCGACAAGTGCGTGCTGGGCCGGGACGTGACCGTCAACTGCTACCTGGACGTCGAGATCGGCCGGTCCTGCCTGTTCGCCGACTGGGTCTACGTCTGCGACTTCGACCACGTGACCACCGACCTGACCGTTCCCATCAAGGACCAGGGGCTGGTGAAGTCGCCGGTGCGGATCGGTCCGGACTGCTGGCTGGGAACGAAGGTCACCGTGGTCCGCGGTACGACCGTCGGCACCGGCGCGGTGCTGGCAGCGCACGCGGTGGTCCGCGGCGAGGTGCCCGACTTCGGTGTGGCGGCGGGGGTGCCGGCCCGGATCGTGAAGAACCGCCGGGACGCCTACGCGGCGGACGCGGGCCGACGGGCCTATCTCGAGGGTCTGGCCCGAGGTGCCGAGGAGGCCGCCGACCGGGCGGCCCGGGAAGCCCGGGAAGCCCGGCCCGGTCAGCCGGCGCGGGGCTCGTCCTGACCGAGGGACTCCGGCTCGGCGCGCCCTTCGGGCCGGTCGCGCGGATCCCCGGCCCGGCCTTCCTCGCCGGTGCCCTGCTCCTGGCCGAGTGAGACGACCCGGAGTGCGTCCCGGAGCGCGGACTGCTGCTCGGGGTTCATCGCCTCGATGAAGTAGACCAGCGCGGTGGCCGGTCCGGCGGCGGCCGACCATGCGTCGTGCATGAGGGCGGCGGTGTAGGAGTCACGGGACATCACCGGTGTGTAGACGTACGCCCGGCCGGCGGCCTCCCGGCGCAGCCAGCCCTTGCGGTACAGCTTGTCCAGCACGGTCATCACGGTGGTGTGCGCCAGCGTGCGCTCCGGCGCCAGCATCCGGCGGACCTCGCGCACCTGGAGGGGACGGTCGGTGGCCCACAGCTGGAACATCACCTGTTCCTCGAGCTCACCGAACGCCCGCATCCCGCCTCCCGCCGCATTCAGCACGAATTCCTGCCGGCACGCGGTCGGTGTGATCTGTGTCACATGTCAAGGCTGGCTTGCTATCGATCATCGTAGACGTCTCCAGCCGGCCCGTCGTGGCTCCACGAAACGAACAAATCGGCATTCTCGGCACTCTTCGACGAAGAGATGTCTTTTCGCGAAAGCTCACGTCAATGCAGCTTTCCTGCCGTTGTGAAACCGCCCGGCGGCAGTCCGTACCCATGAAGTCGCGACTATATCCGGGCGCTGCCTTCTCCACCACTACGATCGCGCATCGTAGAGCGCTGCGAAACACGGGCTGGAAAGAGCCGAAGGTCCTCTGTTAGACCTGTCGCCGGACCCGATGACCTGGGGATTCGTGAAGAATTCACCGCTCGTCACCGGGTTCGGTAAACGTCCGCAATGGCACCCAGTTCTTTCTCGGGGGGCGGCTCCAGCGCCGCCACGCCTGGGTGACTCACGCCCGCACCAGGGCACGGTACGCCACATTTCCGCGCCACCGGCGCGGCAGTGCGGGCTGCCGTCGAACGAGCGAGGAAGCGTTGGATTCTTTCCGGAGACGCCTACACGCCCTGTGGGGCATCCGCTGGCGCAACATTCCCTTGACAGCAGCGGCCGGAATTGTCGCTCTCGGGCTGGTCGCCGGCGGTCTCGCCCTGGCGTTCGGGCCTGGTTCTCAGCCGGAGAACGCCGCGCTGAGCACGGCCGCCGGTGAGAACAAGCCGGCCGCCGGCGCGGTGGAACGCATCGACGCCGCGGCCGCGATCGCGAAGGACTCCGCGGCGAAGAAGGCGGCGCAGGAGAAGGCCTCGGCCGAGCAGGCCGAGCGCACCCGGGTCGCCGAGCAGCGGGCCGCCCGGTCCGAGCAGCGGCGCGCGCTGGCCGAGCAGGCCGCCGCCGAGAAGAAGGCCGCCGAGAAGAAGGCCGCGGAGAAGAAGGCCGCCAGGAAGGCCGCCGCGAAGAAGCGGGCCGAGCGGGCCGCCGCCGAGCGGGCCGCCGCCGAGCGGGCTGCCGAGAAGCGAGCCGCGAAGAAGATCGCCCTGAAGAAGACGGCAGCCCACAAGGCCGCGCTGGCCGCCAAGAAGGCGCCGCAGTGGGTGCTCCCGGTGACGTCGTACCACCTCACCGGACGGTTTGGGCAGAGCGGCAACAACTGGGCCTCCTCCCACCACGGACTCGACTTCGCCGCCGACACCGGCACCCCGATCCACGCGGTGGGCAGGGGCGAGATCATCAGTGCCGGTTGGCAGGACGCCTACGGGAACGCGATCGAGATCCGCCACCCGGACGGCACCGTCACGCTGTACGGCCACATGTCCCGGTTCGCCAAGACCGGCGGCAGCGTCAAGGTCGGCGACGTGATCGGCTACGTCGGCGCGACCGGGAACGTCACCGGCCCGCACTGCCACCTCGAGGTCCGGCCGCACGGCGGCGGTCTCGAGGACGCGGTGGACCCGTTCGTCTGGCTGAAGAACAAGGGCCTGAACCCCTGAGCGACGGCCGCCTCCACAAGACACTGAACACCCCGTAACAACCCCGTACCACCCGAATCGCGGCACCATTCCGGGAGTCGCGACTCACCCGCTGCCCCAGGACCGCCTCGGCGGACCTGGGGCAGCGTCGTGTCCGCCTCGGAGTCCGCGGGCAGCCTCCGGTTTGATTACTTAGCAAGGCTAAGTTAGCCTGGCTAAGCAATGGCCGGACAGTACGAATCTCGCTCCGAAGCTCTCTCCGAACCCCGCGGCGCCGTAGGCGTCGGGCCGCTCGCCCGGGAGCTTCGCCCCCTCGTGTACCGCCTGTACGACGTCGTTCGCCGGCACTCACCGGATCTCGGCGTCACCCTCACCCAGGGCTCGGTCCTCGGCGTCCTGGTCCACGACGGCCCGCAGACCATGAGCACCCTCGCCGCCCGCGAAGGTGTCCGCCAGCCGTCGATGACCAACGTCGTGAGCCGGCTCGAGCGCGCGGGCTACGTGCGCCGGCGGCCGGCCGAACACGACCGGCGGATGGTGGTCGTGTCCGCGACGGACAGGGCCCGCACCGACCTGGCCCGGGTCGTCGTCGCACGTGAGGAGTTCCTCCGCGAGCGGCTGACCCGGCTCGGCCCCGCCGACCGCGAGGCGGTCGAGGCCGCGCTGCCCGCGCTTGCCCGGCTGGTCGCCGCCGATCCGATCGCCGCCGATGCGGTGAGCACCGATGCGGTGAGCACCGGCCAGGTGAGCACCGGCCGGTGAGACGTACCCCGAATCCCGTTCCACAAGAAGGAAGGTTCTGCTCCCGTGTCCCACGATGTGAAGTTGCTCGACGCCGTCCGCGGTCAGCCGCGTTCGGTGTGGGTGGTCGCGTTCGCGGCGGTCATCGCGTTCATGGGAATCGGGCTCGTCGACCCGATCCTGCTGTCCATCGCGAAGGGCCTGAACGCGACACCGAGCCAGGTGACACTGCTGTTCGCGTCGTACCTCGTGGTGCAGGTCCTCGCGATGCTCTTCACCGGCGTCCTCGCGGCGAAGTACGGCGGCAAGCGCACCATGGTCGCCGGCCTCGCGCTGATCGTGGTGTTCGCCGGCATGTGCGCGCTGGCCGGTTCGATCGGCCAGCTGGTCGCCCTGCGGGCGTTCTGGGGACTCGGGAACGCGTTGTTCATCGCCACCGCGCTGTCCACCATCGTGGCCGCGGCGTCCGGCGGGCAGACCGCGGCGATCCTGCTCTACGAGGCGGCGCTCGGCCTCGGCATCTCCGCCGGCCCGCTGGTCGGCGCCCTGCTGGGAAGCATCTCCTGGCGCGGCCCGTTCGTCGGTACGTCCGTGCTGATGCTGGTCGCGCTCGTGCTCACCGCGACGATGCTCGTCCGCGACCGGCCGAGCACGCAGCGAGTCTCGATCAGCGCACCGTTCAGGGCGTTGCGCGACCGCCGGCTGCTGCTGGTCGCCCTGTCCGCGCTGCTCTACACGTACGCCTTCTTCACCGTGCTGGCCTGGACGCCGTTCGTCCTCGGGTACGGCGCGTTCGCGGTCGGCGGGATCTTCTTCGGCTGGGGCCTGATGGTCGCGGTGTGCGGCGTCATCGTCGGTCCCCGGCTGGCCGCGAGGATCGGCGAGCGCAACGCGACCATGCTGGCGCTCGGGATGTACGCCCTGCTGATGCTGGCGTTCGTCTGGGGATCGGTGCCGGTGGTCGTGGTGGCGACCATCGCCTCCGGGATCGCCTCCGGCTGCCTGAACACCTTCCTCACCGGGATGGCCATGTCGGTCTCGCAGGCACCCCGCCCGATCGCCAGCGCGGGCTACAACTTCCTGCGCTGGATGGGCGGAGCGGCCGCGGCGATCCTGGTCGGGCACGTCGCCGAGTGGGGCGGCTCCCAGCGGGCGCCGTTCGCCGTGGCGGCCGTGCTGTGTGCCGGCGCGGTCGGCCTGATGTACGCCGGTCGCGAGCCGAACCCGCACGAGGTCCCGGCCGAGGCCGTGGTGGTCGGCGAGCAGGTCTAGGACGTGTCCTAGCCGTTCACTCGTACGTGCACGAGCAGGTCGAGGCTGGTGTCCAGGTCGTCCGCGGACACCACGAAGTCGGCCGCCGTCAGCGACGCGACGAACATCGCCAGCTCCGCTGACCAGGCGGCCGGCTCGTCGGCCAGCTGGGCCTTCACCAGGTCGCCGTGCCGGCGTTCCCAGTCCTCGATCCGAGGCCCGTGCCGGATGCCGGTCATCGTGACGAGGTCCAGCCCGAGCTCGGGGTCGGCCCGCTCGACCAGGGCGCGGAGCTCGGGGGCGGTGAGCTCCTTGGCGTGGCAGATGTTGCCGGGTGGGAACGTCAGGTGGTTCGGGGTGGACCAGGCCAGCATGCCGCCGGGCTCGGCGACCCGGGCGCACTCGGCGACGAACGCGGGCTGGTTCCACAGGTGCTCGATCGTCTGCAGGCTGACCACGGCGCCGAAGGAGCCGTCGGCGAACGGCAGCTGGACGAGGTTGCCGCGGGTCACCCGCACGTCGGGGTACGCCGTGGCGGCATGGGCGGCGGTGGCCGCGTCGTAGTCGACGCCCACCACGGTCGGCGCGGTGTCCAGCGAGTCGTACAGGCGTTGCGCTCCGTACCCCTCACCGCAGCCGGCGTCCAGCACCCGCCGCGGCTTCCACCCACCGGGCGCGCCGTGCGCGGCGAGCAGGCCGGCGGCCCAGTCGTAGCCGACCACGTGCCGGGCGAACCAGTAGGTCTCGTGCCAGATCCCGGGCATGGTGCGCTCGCCGGTGAGGGGCAGGTCCGGCACGTGTGGCTCCTCCGCTTGTGAAGTTCGGGCCCGGGTGACGGTCAGGCTACTTGCGCGGACCGGTCGGTGGCGCCGAGTGCGGGTCCTGTTTCGGCCCCGGGTGCCGGGCCCGCGGCTCCCGTCGGCAGGTGTCCTCGGCCAGACTGGACGGCGAACGTGTACCCCGGACAGGAACGTGCACCCTCAGAAGTGGGAGAGCCGGAACTCATGGCAGACCAGAACACCGACGGTTTCTACACCAACCTCAGCTGCGGCGCGCTCGGGATCAGGCCGGGCTTCGAGGCCGCCGTCGATCTCGCGATCGAGTTCGGCTTCGGCGCGGTCGAGCCGGACGTCGGCTACCTCACCTCCCAGCCGGCCGACCAGGTGGAGGCGCTGCGCTCACGACTCTCCGAGCACGGCGTGAAGTGGGGGAACGCCGGCCTGCCGGTCGACCTGAACGCCGACGCGGGGACGTTCGCCTCCCAGCTGGACGCGCTGAACGACCAGGCCGTCCGGCTGACGTCGTACGGCATCGACCGGGTGGGCACCTGGATCCGGCCGATGAGCAACTCGCTGACCTACCGGCGCAACTTCCGCCGGCACGCCGAGCGGATCGCGCTCGTGGACGAGATCCTGGCCGGTGCCGGGGTGCGGTTCGGCCTGGAGTACGTCGGGCCGAAGTCGTTCTGGAGCACCGAGCTGTATCCGTTCGTGCACACCCTCGCCGAGGCGCGCGAGCTGATCGACGCGGTGGGCAGCCCCAACGTGGGCCTCATCCTGGACACCTTCCACTGGTTCACCTCCGGTGAGTCCGCGGCCGACATCGCCGAACTGTCCGCGCACGAGGTGGTGGCCGTCGACCTCAACGACGCGCCCACCGGCCTGGAGCGCGACCAGCAGCAGGACGGTCAGCGGATGCTGCCCGGGGCGACCGGCGTGATCGACGTGGCCGGCTTCGTGGGCGCGCTGCGCAAGATCGGCTACGTCGGCCCGGTCAAGGTCGAGCCGTTCAACGCCGAGCTGCGGGCGATGGACCCCCGCGACGCCGTGGCCAAGACGGCCGAGTCGCTGACCGCCGTTCTGTAGGGCAGGTCGTGCACACCACCGGTCCCGGGGAGGCTGCCAGGACTCCCCGGGGACCGGTGGTTGCCCGCGAAGCTACTCACGGGTAACGTCGCGTCAGTCGGGTCGGTCCCGTCTACGGTTGGGGGCGGACCCCTGGCCGGTGAACCCGTTGGATGGCCCGTCGAGGGCGCCCGGGTTCGACGTGGCGAGCCAAGGACGCGAGTGAGGAGCCGGACGCGAGCATGAACATCGTGGTGTGTGTGAAGTACGTCCCGGACGCGACCGCGGAACGCGGCTTCGACCCCGGCGACCGGACCGTCGACCGGTCCGGTGTTCCCGGACTGCTGTCGGAGCTGGACGAGTACGCCGTCGAGGCCGCCCTCAAGCTCGCCGAGGCCGGCGACGCCGAGGTGACCGTCCTCACGGTCGGGCCCGCCGACGCCGCCGACGCGCTGAAGAAGAGCCTGCAGATGGGTGCGGGCGCGGCCGTGCACGTGCTCGACGACGCGATCCACGGCTCGGACTCGGTGGGCACCTCGCTGGTGCTGGCCGAGGCGGTCCGCAAGCTGGGCGCCGAGCGACCGGTCGACCTCGTGCTGTGCGGGATGGCCTCCACCGACGGCAGCATGTCGGTGGTCCCGGCGATGCTGGCCGAGCGGCTCGACCTGCCGCAGGTCACCTTCGCCAGCGAGCTCGAGGTCGGCGGTGGCACGGTGCGGATCCGCCGCGACGGCGAGGCCGCCACCGAGACCGTCGAGGCAGCTCTGCCCGCCGTGGTCTCGGTCACCGACCAGGCCAACGAGCCCCGCTACCCCTCGTTCAAGGGAATCATGGCGGCGAAGAAGAAGCCGGTGCAGACCTGGAGCCTCGCCGACCTCGGCGTCGACGCCGGTGCGGTCGGCCTGGCCTCCGCCTGGACCGCGGTCGACTCCTTCGAGGCGCGCCCGGCCCGGCAGAAGGGCACGGTCGTCACCGACGAGGGCGACGGCGGGCAGCGGCTCGTGGCCTACCTCGCCGAGCAGCGGTTCGTCTAGACCGCAGCGACCAGCCGCGAGCTGCCAACTTCGACCACCGATCCGGGTACGGGCGACCGACCGCTGAGCGACTGCAAGGAAGCGTGCCGAAATGAGCGAGATCCTGGTTCTCGTCGACCACGTCGACGGGGTCGTACGCAAGACCACCACCGAGCTGCTGACCATCGCGCGGCGCCTCGGCGAACCCTCCGCGGTGTTCGTCGGCGCCGGCTACGAGCAGGCCAAGGACACCCTGGCGACGTACGGCGCCCAGAAGGTCTACCTGCTGGAGCAGCCGGAGCTGACCGACCACCTCGTCGCACCCAAGGCGGAGGCGCTGGCCCAGCTCGCCGAGCGGAGCGCACCGGCCGCGATCATGCTGACCTCCGGTGCGGAGGGCAAGGAGATCGCCGGGCGGCTCGCGATCAAGCTCGGCTCCGGCGTTCTCACCGACGTCGTGGACGTCGAGCCCGGCGACGGCACGGTCCTCGCCACCCAGGCGGTGTTCGCCGGCAACTACACCGTCCGGTCCCGGGTCACCCACGGCACGCCGATCCTGACCGTCAAGCCCAACTCCGCCACCCCCGAACCCGCACTCGCGCAGCCGGTGGAGGAGAAGGCCGACGTCACCGTGTCGGAGCGGGCCCGGGCCGCGCGGGTGGTGGAGCGCTCGCCGCGCACCCAGACCGGGCGCCCGGAGCTGACCGAGGCGGCGATCGTGGTGTCCGGTGGGCGCGGGGTCGGCTCGGCGGACAACTTCTCCGTCGTCGAGGGACTCGCGGACGCGCTCGGCGGCGCGGTCGGCGCGTCCCGCGCGGCGGTGGACGCCGGGTGGTACCCCCACGCCTACCAGGTCGGCCAGACGGGCAAGACCGTCTCGCCGCAGCTGTACCTCGCCGCCGGAATCTCCGGCGCGATCCAGCACCGGGCGGGCATGCAGACCTCGAAGACGATCGCGGTGGTCAACAAGGATCCGGAGGCGCCGATCTTCGAGATGGCCGACTTCGGTGTCGTCGGCGACCTGCACGCGGTGCTGCCGCAGGCGACCGAGGAGATCAACCGCCGCAAGGGCTGAGCCGGGGAGTTCCGGGTGGACGCCGGTGCACGCGGGCCGACCGCGTGCACCGGCGTTCGCACGTCGACCATCCGGCCGGTACGGTCGGACGCAGTGACGCGGGGTGTCCCCGAAGGCCGGGACTGAGATCACACCCGTCGAACCTGATCCAGATCATGCTGGCGAAGGGACTGTCGCACGATGGTCACGACCACGTCCGTCACCGCGGACGCCGTAGCGGAAGTACGCGAGAACCTCCGCGACCAGGCGCCGCTGGTGCACTGCCTCACCAATCTCGTCGTCGCCAACTTCACCGCCAACGCGCTGCTCGCCGCGGGCGCGTCCCCGGCGATGACCGACACCCCCGAGGACGCGCAGGTGCTCGCCGCCGGCGCCGGTGCGGTGCTGGTCAACCTCGGCACCGTGACCCACGCCTCGGCCGAGGGCATGCGGGCGTCGGTGACGTCGGCGGCCCGGGCCGGACGTCCGTGGGTGCTCGACCCCGTGGCCGCCGGTCCGCTGCCGTGGCGTACCGCCCTGGCCGGTGACCTGCTCGCGCTCGCACCCCCTGCGGTCGTACGAGGAAACGCCTCGGAGGTGCTCGCCCTGACCGGCGGTGCCGGCGGCCGCGGCGTGGAGTCCACCGCCGACCCGGAACAGGCCTGGCCGGCCGCCCGGTCGCTGGCCGGCACGTACGGCCTGACGGTGGCGGTGAGCGGCCCGGTCGACCTGCTCACCGACGGCGAACGCACCGTACGGGTCGCCAACGGCCATCCGTTGATGATCCGGATCACCGGCGTCGGCTGCGTGCTCGGCGCGCTCACCGCCGGCTGCCTCGCGGTGACCAGCGACGCCCTGCTGGCCGCGACGGCGGCGACGGTGCTGCTCACCCTCGCCGGGGAGGCGGCGGCGGCGCGGGCGCCTCGGCCCGGGTCGTTCGCGACCGCGCTGCTGGACGAGCTGGACGCCACCGGCGCCGACCGCATCCGCGCGGGCGCAAGGCTGGGTTGACGATGGCTCCTGAACCCTCGGGCAGCCGGGGCCGCGCGCTCGACCTCTCGCTCTACCTCGTCACCGACACCGCGCTGTGCGGCCCGCGCGGGGTGGCCGCCACCGTGCGGGCGGCGGTGGCCGGCGGAGTGAGCGCGGTGCAGCTGCGCGACCCGGGCGCCACCACCCGGGACCTGCTCCGGGCCGGCGCGGAGGTACGCGAGGCGCTCGCCGGCACCGGCGTACCCCT
This Actinopolymorpha cephalotaxi DNA region includes the following protein-coding sequences:
- a CDS encoding class I SAM-dependent methyltransferase gives rise to the protein MPDLPLTGERTMPGIWHETYWFARHVVGYDWAAGLLAAHGAPGGWKPRRVLDAGCGEGYGAQRLYDSLDTAPTVVGVDYDAATAAHAATAYPDVRVTRGNLVQLPFADGSFGAVVSLQTIEHLWNQPAFVAECARVAEPGGMLAWSTPNHLTFPPGNICHAKELTAPELRALVERADPELGLDLVTMTGIRHGPRIEDWERRHGDLVKAQLADEPAAWSAELAMFVASLTAADFVVSADDLDTSLDLLVHVRVNG
- a CDS encoding MarR family winged helix-turn-helix transcriptional regulator is translated as MAGQYESRSEALSEPRGAVGVGPLARELRPLVYRLYDVVRRHSPDLGVTLTQGSVLGVLVHDGPQTMSTLAAREGVRQPSMTNVVSRLERAGYVRRRPAEHDRRMVVVSATDRARTDLARVVVAREEFLRERLTRLGPADREAVEAALPALARLVAADPIAADAVSTDAVSTGQVSTGR
- a CDS encoding MFS transporter yields the protein MSHDVKLLDAVRGQPRSVWVVAFAAVIAFMGIGLVDPILLSIAKGLNATPSQVTLLFASYLVVQVLAMLFTGVLAAKYGGKRTMVAGLALIVVFAGMCALAGSIGQLVALRAFWGLGNALFIATALSTIVAAASGGQTAAILLYEAALGLGISAGPLVGALLGSISWRGPFVGTSVLMLVALVLTATMLVRDRPSTQRVSISAPFRALRDRRLLLVALSALLYTYAFFTVLAWTPFVLGYGAFAVGGIFFGWGLMVAVCGVIVGPRLAARIGERNATMLALGMYALLMLAFVWGSVPVVVVATIASGIASGCLNTFLTGMAMSVSQAPRPIASAGYNFLRWMGGAAAAILVGHVAEWGGSQRAPFAVAAVLCAGAVGLMYAGREPNPHEVPAEAVVVGEQV
- a CDS encoding acyltransferase, which gives rise to MVRRSRDPRQARFLTPASLRWVVRHRAWTPYYLLRYWRFLLFRLRHPHVVTEGFVFLGRRVEVRARRGYGRLVLGRWVHLGDGTRLHAHEGTLRIGDKCVLGRDVTVNCYLDVEIGRSCLFADWVYVCDFDHVTTDLTVPIKDQGLVKSPVRIGPDCWLGTKVTVVRGTTVGTGAVLAAHAVVRGEVPDFGVAAGVPARIVKNRRDAYAADAGRRAYLEGLARGAEEAADRAAREAREARPGQPARGSS
- a CDS encoding class I SAM-dependent methyltransferase — translated: MSSHVEEFAPDSSTPSTPRPSSTPSTPVDPAPHPVASVEEVAAAWGDPKLANVLYHDWEAQSYDSKWSISFDDRCIAYARDRFVAATGAAGWPYAKSLEVGCGTGFFSLNLRQAGVVDEVHVTDLSPGMVEAARQNARRLGFEAQGRVADAERLPYPDGTFDLVVGHAVIHHIPDVELAFAEMLRVLRPGGRFVICGEPTRYGDQVARKLSQATWWLATRATHLAPLRTRWARSKEELDESSRAAALESVVDLHTFDPDALARTAERAGAADVRTVTEELTAAWFGWPVRTFEYAVNPDRLGWGWATFAYRSWQRLSAVDRLLKPVVPAELYYNVSITGIRRP
- a CDS encoding cold-shock protein, translating into MAQGTVKWFNADKGFGFISVDGGQDVFVHFSAIVADGYRSLDEDQRVEFDVVQGPKGPQAENVRSV
- a CDS encoding BlaI/MecI/CopY family transcriptional regulator — its product is MLNAAGGGMRAFGELEEQVMFQLWATDRPLQVREVRRMLAPERTLAHTTVMTVLDKLYRKGWLRREAAGRAYVYTPVMSRDSYTAALMHDAWSAAAGPATALVYFIEAMNPEQQSALRDALRVVSLGQEQGTGEEGRAGDPRDRPEGRAEPESLGQDEPRAG
- a CDS encoding enoyl-CoA hydratase/isomerase family protein yields the protein MDTWVRLEVEDGVGTIRLDRPPMNALDTAMQEQIRAAAREATEREDVAAVVLYGGERVFAAGADIKEMLDMSYADMEVRSHGLTSAFDSVARIPKPVVAAITGYALGGGCELALTADRRIGAATARLGQPEIKLGVIPGAGGTQRLARLVGPSVAKDLIFTGRMVDAAEARAVGLLDEVVEDEAPDAVYAAARAWAARFVGGPAVALRAAKSAIDRGLDVDLGTGLEIERQSFAALFATEDRTIGMRAFVDKTPPRFEGR
- a CDS encoding M23 family metallopeptidase yields the protein MDSFRRRLHALWGIRWRNIPLTAAAGIVALGLVAGGLALAFGPGSQPENAALSTAAGENKPAAGAVERIDAAAAIAKDSAAKKAAQEKASAEQAERTRVAEQRAARSEQRRALAEQAAAEKKAAEKKAAEKKAARKAAAKKRAERAAAERAAAERAAEKRAAKKIALKKTAAHKAALAAKKAPQWVLPVTSYHLTGRFGQSGNNWASSHHGLDFAADTGTPIHAVGRGEIISAGWQDAYGNAIEIRHPDGTVTLYGHMSRFAKTGGSVKVGDVIGYVGATGNVTGPHCHLEVRPHGGGLEDAVDPFVWLKNKGLNP